The following is a genomic window from Bacillus sp. V2I10.
GAGCTCCTCATTCACTGAAGCACAAATGCTCCCGCGAAAACCATTATAACCTTTAAAAGATGGAATTGCATTGCTTCCGCGTATAAACTTTTCGGCAATTACATCCAGTTCTTCTGTAGTAATTCCAGGCTGTATATGTTTTTGGAGTTCCTGGTGGGTCAATGCGACAATGCGACCAGCTTCACGCATGATTTCAATTTCACGTGGAGTCTTACAAATGATCATTCACCTAATCCTCCAAGCAGCTCATTAACGTCAACGAAAACCTGCTTTATGTCCTGTTGTCCATTAATGTTACGCAAATATCCTTTTTCTTCATAGAAATTCAGCAAAGGTTGTGTCTGTTTGAGATTCACTTCAAGTCTGTTTGCAACAGTCTCTTCGTTATCATCTTCTCTTTGGTAAAGCTCTCCGCCACATTTGTCGCAGATTCCTTCAGCCGCAGGAGGGTTGAAAACGAGATGATATGTTGATCCGCATTTTTTACAAATACGGCGACCTGTAAGACGCTCCATAAGGATGTCTTTATCAACCTCGATGTTTATGACGTAATCAATTTTTCTATTAAGATCTGACAGAATTCCTTCTAAAGCTTCAGCTTGAGCAACTGTGCGCGGGAATCCGTCTAAGAGGAAACCTTTTTCACAATCATTCTTGCCCAATCTCTCACGGACGATACCAATTGTTACTTCGTCAGGAACAAGTGCACCTTGATCCATGAAGGATTTTGCTTTAAGACCTAATTCTGTTTCACCTTTAATAGCAGCTCTGAACATATCCCCTGTTGAGATATGAGGGATTTCATATTTTTCAACGATTCGTTCTGCCTGTGTGCCTTTTCCGGCTCCTGGCAGACCCATAAGAACTAAATTCAAGAATATTACCCCCCTCAGTCTCTATTTAGAAGGAAAGGGACCCAAGTCCCAAAACCTTACTGTTTAATAAATCCTTTATAATGACGCTTTACAAGCTGACTTTCAAGTTGTTTCATCGTTTCAAGAGCAACCCCTACTACGATCAACAAGCTCGTTCCGCCAATCTGTGCAGAAGCTGGCAAGTTAGCGAACTTAATAAAGAATACAGGAAGAACTGAGATAGCTGCTAAGAAAAGAGAACCAACAAACGTCAGTCTGTATAGAATTTTTGTCAAATATTCTTGCGTATTTTTACCAGGACGAATGCCTGGGATATATCCGCCTTGTTTTTTCAGATTCTCTGACATTTGTTCCGGATTAACCTGAACGAATGCATAGAAATAAGTGAAAGCAAGGATTAAAGCAACGTAGACTACCATACCGATTGGCTGTGTATAGTCAAACGTTTTTTGAATCCAGTCTGTAACATCATTGGACCCAAAGAATGATGCAATCGTTGGCGGTGTAATAATGAACGAAACCGCAAAGATGACAGGGATTACGCCAGCCGGGTTCACTTTAAGCGGAAGGTGAGTAGACTGACCTTTCGCCGGTGCACGACCTGCTGAGTTCTTCGCATATTGAATAGGAATCTTGCGAAGCGCCTGCTGAATGAAGATAACTCCAACTATTATTGCGATTATCGCTAAAACTATCAGCGCAACTTTTACAATATTCAAGAAAAGCTGATCTCCAGCGTCCTGGAATTGTTGTGCATAGATTTGGTTAAGAGTTGTAGGGATTCCTGCTGCAATCCCTGCAAAGATGATAATGGATATACCATTGCCAACACCTTTAGAGGTAATTTGCTCTCCTAACCACATTAAAAAAGCAGTACCTGCTGTTAAGACAACTGCAATTAAAAGGTACGTTGTAATACCTGGGTTTTCAATTAATAATCCCCCAGCGAGATTATTAAAACCATAAGACATACCCAACGCTTGGATGAAACCTAGTACAATCGTAAAATACCTA
Proteins encoded in this region:
- a CDS encoding adenylate kinase — its product is MNLVLMGLPGAGKGTQAERIVEKYEIPHISTGDMFRAAIKGETELGLKAKSFMDQGALVPDEVTIGIVRERLGKNDCEKGFLLDGFPRTVAQAEALEGILSDLNRKIDYVINIEVDKDILMERLTGRRICKKCGSTYHLVFNPPAAEGICDKCGGELYQREDDNEETVANRLEVNLKQTQPLLNFYEEKGYLRNINGQQDIKQVFVDVNELLGGLGE
- the secY gene encoding preprotein translocase subunit SecY gives rise to the protein MFKTISNFMRVGDIRDKILFTLLMLIIFRIGTFIPVPNVNADVLKAQDEMNVFGILNTFGGGALYNFSILAMGIMPYITASIIVQLLQMDVVPKFTEWSKQGEVGRRKLAQFTRYFTIVLGFIQALGMSYGFNNLAGGLLIENPGITTYLLIAVVLTAGTAFLMWLGEQITSKGVGNGISIIIFAGIAAGIPTTLNQIYAQQFQDAGDQLFLNIVKVALIVLAIIAIIVGVIFIQQALRKIPIQYAKNSAGRAPAKGQSTHLPLKVNPAGVIPVIFAVSFIITPPTIASFFGSNDVTDWIQKTFDYTQPIGMVVYVALILAFTYFYAFVQVNPEQMSENLKKQGGYIPGIRPGKNTQEYLTKILYRLTFVGSLFLAAISVLPVFFIKFANLPASAQIGGTSLLIVVGVALETMKQLESQLVKRHYKGFIKQ